A genomic stretch from Megachile rotundata isolate GNS110a chromosome 1, iyMegRotu1, whole genome shotgun sequence includes:
- the LOC100875927 gene encoding facilitated trehalose transporter Tret1 isoform X1, whose protein sequence is MTTKVVDTTLGVWPQWVACIIVTLLSISFGLVIGWTSPYLARLTSHDDLFHVSNNEASWVAALMPFGRLFGAIVGAIILEYYGSKMALMTTGVPVIVGWICIILATSAPWLYVSRTCAGISIGMFFSCFSLYVGEIASAQIRGALVSIIMNGLPIGTLLGNVMGVQVSIMWFGIISLILNICYVVIFPLLPHTPHYYVRRNNMDEARRTIQWYHRKSNVEEELEIIGNYVRDSGSMSLRERLKQIGEKRNRRVFGIVILLFIFMQLSGLNTVVFYMEIIAKRAQVTSIEPKNVVIIASSVGILIGWISVYLIDRCGRRVLMSASCCCVIAAMVLLGLHFMLLDLNCDPKKLEWLPIIAMMLFMMMSIGLIPVPSTLLGELFPAYLRSIAGFMVSVTSALSAFVCTITYQPMIDTLTEKYVFGIYAVLMTGCLIFSVTCVPETKGKTLQEIQEMLDGRNRSENSVQTEYG, encoded by the exons ATGACAACGAAAGTAGTCGACACGACGCTTGGCGTATGGCCACAGTGGGTTGCCTGCATTATAG TGACCTTGTTATCCATCTCGTTTGGCCTGGTAATCGGATGGACATCTCCTTATTTGGCTCGATTAACCAGCCACGACGATTTATTCCACGTATCAAATAACGAGGCATCATGGGTGGCAGCTTTGATGCCTTTCGGACGTTTATTTGGTGCCATCGTTGGTGCCATTATTTTAGAATACTACGGCAGCAAAATGGCTCTCATGACAACAGGAGTACCTGTCATCGTAGGCTGGATTTGTATAATACTTGCCACTTCGGCTCCCTGGCTTTATGTATCCAGGACCTGTGCAG GTATTTCGATCGGGATGTTCTTCAGCTGTTTTTCCCTGTACGTCGGTGAAATAGCGTCGGCGCAGATTCGCGGTGCGTTGGTCAGCATCATAATGAACGGATTGCCGATTGGAACGCTGCTCGGCAACGTAATGGGCGTTCAAGTGTCAATAATGTGGTTCGGAATAATCAGTTTAATTCTGAATATCTGTTATGTCGTGATTTTCCCGCTTCTGCCGCACACGCCTCACTATTACGTACGTCGCAATAACATGGACGAGGCGAGAAGGACGATTCAATGGTACCATAGAAAATCGAACGTAGAAGAGGAACTGGAGATCATCGGAAATTACGTGCGAGATTCTGGATCCATGAGCCTGCGAGAGAGACTCAAACAGATCGGTGAAAAGAGAAACCGTCGCGTGTTCGGTATAGTGATACTGTTATTCATCTTCATGCAACTCAGCGGACTGAACACCGTCGTGTTCTATATGGAGATTATTGCTAAGAGGGCCCAGGTTACGTCCATAGAACCAAAGAACGTCGTCATCATTGCCAGTTCAGTAG GCATACTAATCGGTTGGATCAGCGTGTACCTGATCGATCGGTGCGGCAGAAGAGTTCTCATGTCGGCGTCGTGCTGCTGCGTAATCGCCGCGATGGTGCTTTTGGGATTGCATTTCATGTTGTTGGACTTGAACTGCGATCCGAAAAAGCTCGAGTGGCTGCCAATCATCGCGATGATGCTCTTCATGATGATGTCCATTGGTTTGATACCGGTACCGAGCACGTTGCTCGGGGAACTTTTCCCGGCGTATTTAAGGAGCATCGCGGGTTTCATGGTCAGCGTCACCTCCGCGTTGTCCGCGTTCGTTTGTACCATAACCTATCAACCTATGATCGACACGTTGACTGAGAAGTATGTGTTCGGGATATATGCGGTGCTGATGACTGGGTGTCTGATTTTCTCCGTTACTTGTGTGCCGGAAACGAAAGGGAAGACCTTGCAG GAAATACAGGAAATGTTGGATGGACGTAATCGATCGGAGAACAGTGTGCAAACAGAATACGGATAA
- the LOC100875927 gene encoding facilitated trehalose transporter Tret1 isoform X2, protein MPFGRLFGAIVGAIILEYYGSKMALMTTGVPVIVGWICIILATSAPWLYVSRTCAGISIGMFFSCFSLYVGEIASAQIRGALVSIIMNGLPIGTLLGNVMGVQVSIMWFGIISLILNICYVVIFPLLPHTPHYYVRRNNMDEARRTIQWYHRKSNVEEELEIIGNYVRDSGSMSLRERLKQIGEKRNRRVFGIVILLFIFMQLSGLNTVVFYMEIIAKRAQVTSIEPKNVVIIASSVGILIGWISVYLIDRCGRRVLMSASCCCVIAAMVLLGLHFMLLDLNCDPKKLEWLPIIAMMLFMMMSIGLIPVPSTLLGELFPAYLRSIAGFMVSVTSALSAFVCTITYQPMIDTLTEKYVFGIYAVLMTGCLIFSVTCVPETKGKTLQEIQEMLDGRNRSENSVQTEYG, encoded by the exons ATGCCTTTCGGACGTTTATTTGGTGCCATCGTTGGTGCCATTATTTTAGAATACTACGGCAGCAAAATGGCTCTCATGACAACAGGAGTACCTGTCATCGTAGGCTGGATTTGTATAATACTTGCCACTTCGGCTCCCTGGCTTTATGTATCCAGGACCTGTGCAG GTATTTCGATCGGGATGTTCTTCAGCTGTTTTTCCCTGTACGTCGGTGAAATAGCGTCGGCGCAGATTCGCGGTGCGTTGGTCAGCATCATAATGAACGGATTGCCGATTGGAACGCTGCTCGGCAACGTAATGGGCGTTCAAGTGTCAATAATGTGGTTCGGAATAATCAGTTTAATTCTGAATATCTGTTATGTCGTGATTTTCCCGCTTCTGCCGCACACGCCTCACTATTACGTACGTCGCAATAACATGGACGAGGCGAGAAGGACGATTCAATGGTACCATAGAAAATCGAACGTAGAAGAGGAACTGGAGATCATCGGAAATTACGTGCGAGATTCTGGATCCATGAGCCTGCGAGAGAGACTCAAACAGATCGGTGAAAAGAGAAACCGTCGCGTGTTCGGTATAGTGATACTGTTATTCATCTTCATGCAACTCAGCGGACTGAACACCGTCGTGTTCTATATGGAGATTATTGCTAAGAGGGCCCAGGTTACGTCCATAGAACCAAAGAACGTCGTCATCATTGCCAGTTCAGTAG GCATACTAATCGGTTGGATCAGCGTGTACCTGATCGATCGGTGCGGCAGAAGAGTTCTCATGTCGGCGTCGTGCTGCTGCGTAATCGCCGCGATGGTGCTTTTGGGATTGCATTTCATGTTGTTGGACTTGAACTGCGATCCGAAAAAGCTCGAGTGGCTGCCAATCATCGCGATGATGCTCTTCATGATGATGTCCATTGGTTTGATACCGGTACCGAGCACGTTGCTCGGGGAACTTTTCCCGGCGTATTTAAGGAGCATCGCGGGTTTCATGGTCAGCGTCACCTCCGCGTTGTCCGCGTTCGTTTGTACCATAACCTATCAACCTATGATCGACACGTTGACTGAGAAGTATGTGTTCGGGATATATGCGGTGCTGATGACTGGGTGTCTGATTTTCTCCGTTACTTGTGTGCCGGAAACGAAAGGGAAGACCTTGCAG GAAATACAGGAAATGTTGGATGGACGTAATCGATCGGAGAACAGTGTGCAAACAGAATACGGATAA
- the LOC100876039 gene encoding uncharacterized protein LOC100876039, producing MVAERGEKLTPTVKWPQWITGIEVCLLVTQVGIIGAWSSPYISQLTSPESELPITATEVSLVVSLMNIGRLCGGLISSICINYFGSKTTVLISSVPMAFCWLFMILADSVEWLYVARISGGTSLGMIYTCFPLYLAEIADSKIRGGLVALGMTGLPFGNLLISIMGTYLSMKTSAIIALGPCLIVMFFFFWLPNSPHYLVKQRENEKAKSAIRWYHRDCDVDTELAALQKFVNFGERSLTDNLNELKSINFRKLIFLIMMLFVYSQLSGVNNILLYMESILASARVSVISPAHVVTIVMSFGIVGTLLSSFLIDRFGRRSLLIISCVGVTLAMCLLSLEFHLLHHGFEPSSVEAIPIFAMIFFYISAFIGLLPVPTTILSEIFPSHLKCYATCFSNCTSGVFGFVSAITYLPLLNVMTERYVFLFYALCLITAVPFTLVFVPETKGLTLQEIQTRLTDKK from the exons ATGGTTGCGGAAAGAGGCGAAAAATTAACACCTACGGTAAAGTGGCCGCAATGGATCACTGGTATCGaag TTTGCCTCCTAGTAACCCAAGTGGGGATAATAGGAGCGTGGTCCTCTCCGTACATCAGTCAGTTAACTTCCCCCGAATCTGAGCTCCCGATCACGGCGACCGAAGTATCTCTGGTGGTGTCGTTGATGAACATAGGAAGGCTGTGCGGAGGATTGATCTCGTCAATTTGCATCAACTATTTCGGCAGCAAAACGACGGTTCTGATCAGTAGCGTACCCATGGCGTTCTGTTGGCTGTTCATGATCCTGGCCGACAGCGTAGAGTGGCTGTACGTTGCCAGAATTTCTGGTGGTACCAGCTTAGGAATGATCTACACCTGCTTTCCCCTTTACCTGGCCGAAATAGCGGACTCCAAAATCCGCGGAGGGTTGGTTGCTCTGGGTATGACCGGTCTACCTTTCGGAAACCTGCTCATAAGCATCATGGGGACGTATCTGTCCATGAAAACATCGGCCATAATCGCTCTGGGTCCCTGTCTGATCGTGATGTTTTTCTTCTTCTGGCTACCGAACTCTCCGCACTATTTGGTGAAACAACGCGAGAACGAGAAAGCGAAGTCGGCGATACGCTGGTACCATCGCGACTGCGACGTGGATACAGAGCTCGCAGCCTTGCAGAAGTTCGTGAACTTCGGTGAACGGTCGTTGACCGACAACCTGAACGAGCTGAAGAGCATCAACTTCAGGAAATTGATCTTCCTGATAATGATGCTGTTCGTCTACAGCCAATTGAGCGGCGTCAACAACATCCTTCTATACATGGAGTCCATCTTAGCGTCGGCGCGGGTCAGCGTGATAAGTCCAGCGCACGTGGTGACGATCGTAATGTCCTTCGGTATCGTCGGGACACTTTTGTCCTCGTTCCTGATAGACCGATTCGGGAGGAGATCTCTGCTGATCATATCGTGCGTTGGTGTCACGCTGGCGATGTGTTTGCTGTCGTTGGAGTTCCATCTGTTGCACCACGGCTTCGAACCCAGCTCGGTGGAGGCGATCCCCATATTCGCGatgatttttttttacataagcGCGTTCATAGGTTTACTTCCTGTACCCACCACGATTCTCAGCGAGATTTTCCCGTCGCACTTGAAATGTTACGCCACGTGTTTCAGTAATTGCACAAGCGGCGTCTTCGGCTTCGTTTCCGCGATTACTTATCTGCCTCTGCTCAACGTGATGACTGAACGgtacgtatttttattttacgctTTATGCTTAATTACGGCTGTACCGTTCACGTTGGTGTTTGTACCGGAGACTAAGGGATTAACGCTGCAAGAGATTCAAACTCGACTGACAGATAAGAAATAA